CCTCCAGCCTCAGTGCCGTACAGGCCACCCAGGCCGGTTATGAAGTGGGCACCCGTAACCTGGTAGATGTGTTGCAAGTTCAGCGCACCCTGTACCAGGCGCGCCGCGATTACTCCAATTCGCTGTACGACTACGTCATCAACCTGTTCCGGCTCAAGGCCGTAGCGGGCAACCTGACGCCTGCCGATGTGGTGCAAATCAATCAATGGCTGGATGAAGCGGCAGCGCAGAATCGCGCCAAGTACGAATAAGCTGTTGCAGGATTGGAAAAGCCGGCATGATTGCCGGCTTTTTTTTGCCGTCGACCGCGGAACAGTGGGAATGCCGGTGACGGTTCCTTAGCCGGCCAGGAGCCGCTTTATTTCCGCCAACAACCGATCCAGCGCACCGCGGTTGGCATCGGCGACTTGCAATGCCGCCTGGCCCTTTTGCATCGCCAACGCGGGCTGTTCACACCAGGACACCAACACCTCAGCCAATTGCTCGCTGTTTTCTGCCAGCGTCAACGCCTGCGCCTGTTCGAGCAGTCGCGCCACTTCGGAAAAATTAAACAGGTGCGGCCCCGATATCACTGGCCTGGCCCAGGCTGCCGGCTCAATCATATTGTGGCCACCGCGCGGCACCAGCGATCCCCCCACAAAGGCGAAATCACAGGCGCCATAAAACGCCAGCAGCTCCCCCATGGTATCGCCCACCATCACCTCAAAATCGCCACCGCCATACTCGCTCCGGCGCACAGTGCGAAAACCCTGCTCGGCCGCCAGGGACGTCACCTTGCCAAAGCGCTCCGGGTGTCGTGGTACCAACAATAGGCGCAGCCCGGGTATTTGGCCGCTGGCCAGCCGATGCGCCGCCAGGCAAATGGCATCTTCTCCCTCGTGGGTGGAAGCCGCCAGCCAGAGCTTGCCATCGGCCGGAACCCAGGCCTGGTGCAGCGCTTGCGCCTGCGCCCGCAGCGCTTCCGGCAGGTGCAAATCAAATTTAATACTGCCGGTCACCCGCAACCGGGACGCGGGCAGGCCCAGCGCCACAAACCGGTCTGCGTCTGCCTGCTGCTGGGCCGCCACGCAAGCCAGCCGCTGCAGCATGGGCCGGGTCAGCGCGGAAAATCGCGCGTAGCCGCGCGCCGAGCGGGCCGATAAACGCGCATTGGCAAGCAGCACCGGTATGTGCCTGCGACTGGCGGCCGCCACCAGATTCGGCCAGAGTTCGGTTTCCATCACGATCAGCACACGCGGTCTGAGCCGGCGGAAAAAACGCCACCAGTGATCCGGCAAGTCGTATGGCAGGTACACATGGTGCACACTGTCACCGAGCGCGGCGCGCACCCGTTCGGAACCGGTGGGCGTGGTGGTGGTGACCAGCAGGGGCTTGTCGGGGTATTCCGCTTGCAGCCGCCTGATCATATCCAGTGCCGCCAATGTTTCCCCCACCGATACCGCGTGCACCCAGATGCAGGGTTCGGTGGGCAGGGCACCGCCCGCTGCAAAGCGCTCGGACCAACGGCGGGCGTAGGCGGGGGCTTTGCGCGCGCGCCACAAAAGGCGCAGTGCGATAAAGGGCAGTGCCAGATAAAGTGTCAGGGTGTAGAGAAGGCGGGCCATAACTCAAGTCGCAGCAAACGAGGCCTAAGGATACCGGAATCGGCTTCTCACTCCCACGTCTTGTATAATGGCCGCCAGCACAACGAGTTGGTTATGACGCACTATCATTACGACACCCTGATCCTCGGCGGCGGTATCGCCGGCCTGTGGCTGGCCAACCGGCTCACTGCCGCCGGTTACGATTGCCTGTTGCTGGAACAAAACGCCTTGGGCTGTGACCAGACGCTGGCCAGCCAGGGCATGATCCATGGCGGCGTGAAATACGCACTCACTGGTGCACTCACCGGCGCCAGCGAAACCATTGCCGACATGCCCGCGCACTGGCGCCGCTGCCTGGCCGGCCAGGGCGACGTGGATTTGTCCGGCGTGCCGGTGTTATCCGACCATTTCTATATGTGGGCCAGCCGCAGCGTCACCGCACGGGTGACTACGTTTTTTGCCAGCAAAGCGCTGCGCGGGCGGGTGGACAAGGTCAAACCGGAAGACTATCCGGCACTCTTGAAAGCCGCTGACCAGCGCTTCGACCTGTACAAACTGGTGGACATGGTGCTGGACGTGCCCGCCGTGATTGCCAAGCTGGCGGCCAACCTCGACGGTCGCTGCAAACACATCGATTGGCGCACCGCCAGACTGACCCAACAGGATGGCAACGCCTTCATCGAATCCGCCGACTTCAGCCTGAGCGCCAAACGGCTGATTCTGACGGCGGGCAAAGGCAATGCCGGTTTATTGAATCAATTGGGCATCGCGCAGCCGGCCATGCAAACCCGACCGCTGCACCAGGTCATGGTCAAGCACCAGCATCCGTTTCCGTTTCAGGGACATTGCCTGGGCGCCGACAAAACCCCACGCCTGACGCTGTCCAGTCACCGCGCGCTGGATGGTGACTGGGTCTGGTACCTGGGCGGCGAGCTGTCGGAAGCGGGCGTTGCGCGCAGCGCCAGCGAGCAGATTGCGGCCGCGCAGTCCGAACTGAAGCAGTTGATGCCCTGGGTGGATTTGTCGGACGCCCAGTGGCAAACCCTGCCGGTGGATCGCGCCGAGCCACTGCAGCCCAATCGGCTGCGGCCCGATAACGCCTTTGCCGGTCGCGCACCGGGTATCGGCAATGTGTATGTAGGCTGGCCCACCAAGCTCACGCTGGCCCCCAATCTCGCCACCGAAATGCTGGCACTGTTGACACAGGATGGCGTCGTTCCAAGCCACACGCACACCGCCTGCCCGGCACTGCCGCAAGCGGCCATTGCACCCACCCCCTGGGACCTGGCCTTTGGTCTGGCCCAGAGCTGACAGGTATCACTATGCAACGCAGAGCGCTCGGCAGTACCGGCCTGCACATCAGCCCGCTCGGTCTTGGCACCGTTAAGCTCGGCCGCGACCAAGGGGTAAAATACCCGCAGGGTTTTACCATTCCCGACGACACCGCCGCACTGGCGTTGATCAACCAGGCGCGCGAATTGGGCATCAATCTGATTGATACCGCGCCCGCCTATGGCAACAGCGAAACCCGTTTGGGCGAGCTGCTCAAAGGCCAGCGTCAGTCATGGGTGATCTGCTCAAAAGTGGGTGAAGAATTTGAGCAGGGCAAATCACATTTTGATTTTTCGCCCGCCCACACGCGCTTCAGTATTGAGCGCAGCCTGCGCCGATTGCACACCGACTATATCGATCTGGTATTGGTGCATTCCAATGGCGACGACGAACAGATCATCCGCGAAACCGGCATACTCGAACAATTGGCCGAGCAGAAAAAAGCGGGCAATATCCGCGCCTTTGGCATGTCCAGCAAAACGGTCGCGGGCGGTTTGCTGGCGGCCAGCCTGGCCGATGTGGCCATGGTCACTTTTAATCTGAACGAGCAAGCGGAAAAACCGGTGATTGATTACTGCGCGCAACACCACAAAGGTGTGCTGATCAAAAAAGCGCTGGCCAGCGGCCACATTTGTTTGTCTGAACAACACCGCGATCCGGTGCAAGCGTCGCTGGATTTTGTCCTCAACACCCAAGGTGTCACCAGTGCCATTGTGGGTACCATCAATCCCAAACATCTGGCGGACAACGTGGCGCAAGCCTGCGCGGTGTTGTCGGATGCATAGTCCCGAGCGCTCGGCCCGTTGTTGGTATCGGCCACTGGATGCCGCCGATGCGGATCTGTTTTTGGCCCTGGACCGCGATCCCGAAGTGATGAAGTACATCAATGGCGGAGTGCCGGCCACGCGCGAAAGCATTGAACAACAAGCAGGCTATTGATAGACCCCTTACATGCTCAGCGAGACCTGAAGCGTGCAGATGTTGCGGTTTGTCTCGACGCTCAGGGTGGCTCCCTTTGCAAGAGCCAAAGCGCAGCAGATGTGCGCTTCAGGCCTCGCCCGGAGGGGCTTTCAGGCTGGTCCGTACTTGTCGTTGCCGCTTTTCGGTGGGTGGACACACACCTTCAAAACGGCGCCTAAACTACGAACCAGCCTGAAAGCCTGAGCATGCAAGGGGTTTATCAATAGCCTGCTAGCTTTGCCGCGCCTGCAGGCGTACCGCAATCCTGCCAAAGGCTGGGGCTTGTGGGGCGTTTTTCTGAACCACGACGATCGATTTATCGGCTGGGTACTGGTCCGGCCCATGCACTTTTTTTCCGACCAGCCCCACTGGAATGAACTGGAATTGGGTTGGCGGTTTTTACGCAGCCACTGGGGCATGGGTTATGCCACGGAAGCGGCCCGTCACCTGATGCAGCATATGCAAGCCGCCGGCTACCGCCATTTCAGCGCCATCGCACTGCCGGATAATCAGGGATCGATCGCCATCATGCAGAAACTCGGTATGACCTTTGTGGCCCGGGAGCTGCACAAGGCGCCGGTTGGCGAGGCGGTGGTAGATTACTATTCCGTTCGGGTGTCGGATTAGCCGAAAAGCCGGTGCGCCTGTTCCACACAAATGGCATGCCGACGCGCGACCGCGGTCTGGTCCTTGTCGTAACCGCCACCGATAACAGTGGCAATGGGTATGTTCCGGTCCCGCGCCATGGACAACACCAGTGCATCGCGCGCGGCAATGCCCTGCAAGCTGATATTAAGTCGGCCCAGTGGGTCATCGGCAAACACATCCACGCCCGCGTCGTACAGAATGAAATCTGGCTGGTAATCGCGTAACAGTCGCATCAGCGTATCGCTCACCACCTGCAAATAGCCGTCGTCCGACATAGCCACGGGCAGGTTCACATCCAGGTCGCTTTGGGCTTTGCGCACAGGAAAGTTTTTTTCGCAGTGCACCGAGCAGGTGTAGGTACCGGGTACGTCGGCCAGAATACGGGCCGTGCCATCGCCCTGATGCACATCCAGATCAAACACCAACACCCGCGTGGCCAACTGTTGTTCCAATAACACCCGGGCGGTTACCGCCAGGTCATTGAACACACAGAAGCCGGAGGCAAAATCCCGGTGAGCGTGGTGGGTTCCGCCGGCGAGATGGCAGGCGATACCCTCGCGCAGTGCAAAGTGGGCTGCCAACAGCGTGCCAGCCGGTGAAATAAAGGTGCGCCGCACCAGCCCTTCCGACCAGGGCAAACCCAATCGCCGCTGTGCCTGCGCATCCAGCAAACCCGAGGCAAACGCGGTGACGTACTGCTCGCAGTGCGCCAGTGCCAGCTGACTGTGCTTGATTTTACCGGGCCGGAAGGTGTTGGTCGGCTGCGCGATACCCTGCTGCTGCAGATAGCTATGCAACAAACCGAACTTGGCCATCGGAAACCGGTGCCGGTCCGGAAAGGGGTAGCTATAGGCGGGATGGGTGACAAGCGGTATCACGGGCGCACACTGTGATGGTTGGCCCCGCAGTTTATCAGTGCGGTAAAGCGGTTGCGACCCGGGCCGCGAAAGACTACATTCACCCCTTCGGAACCAGTAAACAGCGGATATGTACGCGGACTATTTCGGGCTGAAGGATACGCCCTTCTCCATTGCCCCCAACCCCAAATACCTGTTCATGAGCGCCAAGCACAGGGAAGCACTCGGCCACCTGCTCTATGGCGTCACGGTGGAGGGTGGCTTTGTCATGCTGACCGGCGAAGTGGGTACCGGCAAAACCACCATTTGCCGTAGCCTGCTCGAACAAATGCCGGAAAATACCGACGTGGCCTTCGTGCTGAATCCGCTGCAGAACGCCAAAGAGATGCTGCAGTCGATTTGCGATGAGCTGCATGTGGCTTTCGACAAAGACGATGCCAATATCCGCAGTCTCAGCAACGCTCTGTACAAATTTTTACTCGCCAATCACGGCCGCGGTCGCAATACCGTGTTGCTGATTGATGAAGCGCAGAATCTGGATGCAAAGGTACTTGAACTGATCCGGCTGCTCACCAATCTCGAAACCAATACCAAAAAACTGCTGCAAATTATTTTCATCGGGCAACCGGAATTGCGCGAGCTGTTGAGCAAACCGGAACTGCGTCAGCTGGCGCAACGCATCACGGCACGCTATCACATAGAGCCGCTGACCCAGTCAGAAACCAAAGACTATATCCGGCATCGGTTGCAGGTTGCGGGCTTGCCGGCCAGCCAGGAATTATTCAGCCCGGGACTGGTCAAATCGATTCACCAGCATGCGCAAGGCATCCCGCGCGTAATTAACATTTTGTGCGATCGCCTGTTGCTGGGTGCCTATGCAGAAAATAAATCCCAGGCCGACAAACACACGCTGAAAAAAGCCTTGCGCGAAGTCGCGGGTGAAACACCGGGACTGCGTATTCCCCAATGGCTGCCCTGGTCCGTCGCCGGTGTGTTTGCTCTGCTCGCAACCAGCCTGTGGTTGTGGCCCGAGCCGGAAAGTCCCGTGCCAGTGGTCGAGCAGATCAAACCGGAGGTGAAAGTATCGGCGCCCGTGTTTTTCGATCGGGAAACCAGTGCCCTGAACAGCTTACTGAATCTGATGGGTCTGGCGACGTTTGCCGGTCCGCTGCCGTGTGAAACCCTCTCGCTCAATGGTTGGCGCTGCGGCGCCGAGCAGGTTAAGAATTGGCAGGAATTGATGGATATCAATCGTCCGGCGGTGCTGACACTCTCGCAGCAAGGGCAACAGCGCTACGTTGCACTGTTGGCGCTCGACGGCAACGAAGCCATCCTTCAGACCGCAGAAAAAACCGAACGCGTACCGCTCATGGCGCTGGGTAATATGTGGAATGGTCAATTCACTTATTTATGGCAGAGCCCCAAGGACTTTGACAAACCCATGGCCAAAGGTGAACGCAGTGCGTTGGTGCGCATCATCGCCGCGCAATTCGCCACCCTCGACCAGCAAACGACACCCCTGGCGACACTGGAATATAACGATCGGCTGGCGCAGCGCGTAAAACTGTTTCAGGCCGCACATGGGCTCGAAGCTGACGGAATTGTGGGCATCAAGACTTTGCTGAAACTGAACGAAGCCGTGGGCAATGCCATTACTCTGAGCGGCCCGCAATCACTGCAGCATCGGCTGAACAGCGATGTATTGTCCAGCGATAGCCAGGAGGTGCACTGATGTCTTACATTCTGGATGCACTGAAAAAATCCGAGCAGGAAAGACGCCAGCATGCGGCCGCACCCGATCTGAGCAGTATTCATCAGGCCGCCGATGCACACGACAGCCCTTCACCCTTGCGCTTGCTGTTGTGGTTGCTGGTGGTCGTCGTGCTGGGAGTTGCAGTATGGGCGGGCTATCTGGTGCTCAACAACCAAGCGCGCTCGCCGTCAGCCGTACAAACGACACAAGTCACACCAGCACCACCCATCGCGACCGACCGCACGCGTCAGAACAGGGCCGCCCCCGATCCGCAGGCACAGTCGCTTTATAAGCCTGACGCCGGCGACGGCGATGAAAAAGTCACCCAACTTTACAGTCAGCCTGAAGCGGTCGCTCCAACAGCAACTGACACACAACCTAAGGCGCAATCCACCGACACCAATCGCTTACCCAATATCAGGGAACTGCCGTTGAGCGTTCAAAGCCAGATCGGGCCGATGGATTATTCTGCCCACGTGTATTCGAGTGATGTCAGTCGGGGCTTCGCGATCATCAACGGCAAACGCCGTTATCGCGAAGACCGCATGGAAAATGGACCGACTGTGGTGACCGTGCTGGAAGAAGCGATTGTGCTGGAGTTTATGGGGCAGTTATTTATGCTGGATGCAATGCAGAGCTGGCCGGAATGAGCCGGCCGCTCGGATAGAAAATCAGATTTCACCGCCATTGCGACGGTAATCCAACAGCAGTTGTTCCATCGCGGCTACATCCGGAATTGAACACACTTCACCTTCAACATGCACCCGCAGCCGTTCAAAAGGCAGTGGGCGCTGATCTTGTACTTCGCTGATACTGGCTTCCAGAACCCGGGTAAGACGCGGAATACCCTGGGTGACAACCGCAAAAAACGGCAGGTCGTCACTCACGCCCGTGTTATTGAAAACGGCCACACGCGATTTGGCGGTGATCTCGGCGCGCGCTTCACCGCGCAGGACTTCCAATGACAGCAAGGGCAATTTTTGCTTGCGCCACTCAATCAACCCCACCAACCAATCGGGTGCATCCAACACCGGTACCGGCGTTTGGTAAGACACAATTTCCGCTATTGAAACAGTGGGCGCCAGCATCTGATGCTCACTCATCGGCAGCATTAGGCAAGGAATATCCATTGCCACCTGATGTTCAATCGCCGCTTTTGCTTTCATAGACTTGTCTGTTTCATCAATATTTTAAAAGATACACAATCACTAGCCGGCCTGTTCCGCCCGATAGCGCGCGTGCATTGCTCTGGCCAGTTGCTCCGGTGTGCCCATCTGACTGATGACACCGGTGCTGATCACTTCATCCGGCATACTCGAAACCGTGCATGATTCCGGCGTTTGCACCCAAACTTCACCGCCCTGTTGCTTCATCAAACGACAGCCGGCTTTACCATCGTCACCCATGCCGGTGAAGATGATCGCGCCCGAGCGTGACCCGTACACCGATGCCACATTGGCAACCACCTGGTTGATGGCAGGGCTATAAGGTCCTGCCCACCCCCTTGGGTGAACCAGTAAGGTGCCATTGGCCAGCATCTCGGTTTCGCGGTCCGGCCGGACAATGGTTACACTATCCGGTAACAGTAAGCCGCCGTGCCCTGCCAGCACAGCACCATAGGCGCTGCCCCGACTGATGACCTGCGCCAGCGTGACATCAAAGCCCTGGTCAATGTGTTGCGCGTACACAAACGCAATACCCAGCCCTTGTGGCACTGACTGCAAAAACGCTTTGACTGCGGCGGGACCGCCCGTGGAGGCGCCTAACACCCAAACTGCACGCACCGCATTGGCAATGCCGCCCTGCCGGCTTGCCTCCAGACTCACCATGCCAGCGAGCTGGTATAACTTCTTTTCCAACCTGCGTTGCCAATTATCATCCTGACAATGCAAAGCATCGTCGAAAATGATCGGCGCCTTCTGGTTTTCCAGCCAGGCATCCAGCGCGGGATTTTCCAGCGCCTCTCCCAACACCACCAACCATGCATCAGCTTCCACGTCGGGCATGCTATCAGCCCTGGCATCATAGGCGCCTGCGAGCTGCCCCATTTGCATCTGAATCAACTGCTGGTATTTGACCTTCAGGGTCATATCGTCCAGAAGCAGGCCCACGCGCAGTGGCTTATCCATTTTCATTCATCCCTGAAACGCCCGGGTCCTTTGCCTCAGTGCAGCGTTTCGCCACTCAGATCACGGATATTGGCCAGCAAGGCATCTTCCTGATACGGCTTGCCCATGTACTTGTTAACGCCCAGACCCAGTGCGCGCTCTCGGTGTTTTTCACCGGTACGCGAGGTAATCATAATGATCGGAATGTCTTTCAGGCGGCTGGAGGAGCGAATATTTTTCGCCACTTCAAAGCCGTCCATCCGGGGCATTTCGATGTCGAGCAACATCACGTCCGGAATCACATCCTGCAAGACCCGCAGGGCATCTGCGCCGTCTTTGGCGGTGATCACGTTATAGCCTTCGCGCTCGAGGAAGCGGGTGGTTACTTTGCGAACCGTCACCGAGTCGTCCACCACCATCACCAATTTGGCTTCATCTTCTTCTGCCGAGGCACGCGAAGTCGTCACGTCCAGCAACTGCGCCTGCGTCAAACTGAGTGCAGCTTCCTTACGGATCATCGCATGCAGATCGAGAATCACCACTACCGAACCATCACCCATGACGGTAGCACCGGACAGGCCCTGCACCGCACTGAACTGTTGACCCAGGGTTTTTACCACGATTTCACGTGAACCCATGAGCGTGTCCACCTGCAAGGCCACAGAATGCTCGGAACTGCGCACCAGAATCACCGGCAGCGGCAACGCATGGCCTTCCAGTTTAGGGCGCAGGTCTTTGTTCAGCATGTTACCCAGATAGCGTACCTGATAGTTTTCGCCGGCGTATTCAAACCGGGCATCGGCATCCTGGTAGTAGTGTTCGAGTTCAAACGGACTGACCCGCACAATACCTTCAATGGTATTCAACGGAATCGCGTAGCGGTCGTCGCCAATCATGATCATCAACGCGCGGTTGACCGACACGGTAAATGGCAGGCGAATAATAAACTCGGTACCTTCGCCGTAGCGCGAGTCGATATACATGGCGCCGCCGAGTTGTTTAATCTCGGAGTGCACCACATCCATGCCCACACCGCGACCAGAAATCTGGGTAACTTTTTCGGCCGTGGAAAAACCTGCAGACAAAATAAACTGCATGATTTCCTGGTCTGATAATTTGGCGTCTTCGGCCATCAGGCCACGCTCAATGGCTTTGGCTTTTACTCTTTCCAGATTAATGCCACGGCCATCGTCCGACAGGCGCAGCACCACGTCGCCGCCTTCGCGCCCAAGTTCAAGGACAATCCTGCCCTCGGCTGGCTTGCCGGCAGCCTTGCGACCGGCGGCATCTTCGATACCATGGTCAACCGCGTTGCGCAGCATGTGCTCCAGCGGCGCCACCATGCGTTCCAACACCGAACGATCCATTTCGCCTTCGGCATTTTCCAGTTCGAAACTCACCTGTTTATCGAGTTCACCAGCAATCTGACGAACAATCCGTCGCAGTCGGGGCACCAGGCGGGAGAAGGGCACCATGCGCGAGCGCATAAGGCCTTCCTGCAATTCCGTATTAATACGCGATTGTTGCAGCAACAAGGTTTCTGCATCGCGGGTCTTATCTGTCAGCGTACTCTTCAAATCCAGCAAGTCAGATGCGGACTCAATCAGCGAGCGCGACAGCTGCTGCAACTGGGAATAGCGGTCCATTTCGAGCGGGTCGAAATCTTCCATCTCTTCCATTTGTTCCTGACGGAAAATAATCTGCGCTTCGGTTTCAATATCCAGGCGCCGCAACTGCTCCTGCAAACGACTGATAGTCGCTTCCATTTCATCGATGGCAAAACCGATTTCACTGACCTGTTCTTCCATCCGACCTCGGGAGATCGACGTTTCACCCGCCAGGTTTACCAATTCTTCCAGCAGATCCGCAGAGATCTTCACCACTTCCTGTGGCTGGTTGCGTTTAACCGCCAGCTGCGCTGCCGGGCGGGCAGGCGTTGTCACATCTTTGCTGGTTTTATTACCCGCCACCGACGGCGCCGGCATACGCGGGTTAAACGGAATCACATCAGCGCTGGTTGCAGGACGAGCCTCAGCGGCCGGCTTTTCCGGCATGGCGGTTACATTACTCGCCACGGGTTCGGGTGCAGGCGCCTCATTGTCGTCCTGCTCAATCGGCTCAATATCTGCCGCCGGTTCTGCGCTCGCTTCTTCGCTGGCGGACACATCCGCCAGGCCTTGCGCCGCAGCCTTCTCGATATCGCGCATGGCTTGCGCTAATCCGGCGGGCTCATAGCTGTGCACCGCCTGACGGACTTTTTCGGTACCGTTCAGCAGCAGGTCCT
This region of Simiduia agarivorans SA1 = DSM 21679 genomic DNA includes:
- the waaA gene encoding lipid IV(A) 3-deoxy-D-manno-octulosonic acid transferase codes for the protein MARLLYTLTLYLALPFIALRLLWRARKAPAYARRWSERFAAGGALPTEPCIWVHAVSVGETLAALDMIRRLQAEYPDKPLLVTTTTPTGSERVRAALGDSVHHVYLPYDLPDHWWRFFRRLRPRVLIVMETELWPNLVAAASRRHIPVLLANARLSARSARGYARFSALTRPMLQRLACVAAQQQADADRFVALGLPASRLRVTGSIKFDLHLPEALRAQAQALHQAWVPADGKLWLAASTHEGEDAICLAAHRLASGQIPGLRLLLVPRHPERFGKVTSLAAEQGFRTVRRSEYGGGDFEVMVGDTMGELLAFYGACDFAFVGGSLVPRGGHNMIEPAAWARPVISGPHLFNFSEVARLLEQAQALTLAENSEQLAEVLVSWCEQPALAMQKGQAALQVADANRGALDRLLAEIKRLLAG
- a CDS encoding FAD-dependent oxidoreductase — protein: MTHYHYDTLILGGGIAGLWLANRLTAAGYDCLLLEQNALGCDQTLASQGMIHGGVKYALTGALTGASETIADMPAHWRRCLAGQGDVDLSGVPVLSDHFYMWASRSVTARVTTFFASKALRGRVDKVKPEDYPALLKAADQRFDLYKLVDMVLDVPAVIAKLAANLDGRCKHIDWRTARLTQQDGNAFIESADFSLSAKRLILTAGKGNAGLLNQLGIAQPAMQTRPLHQVMVKHQHPFPFQGHCLGADKTPRLTLSSHRALDGDWVWYLGGELSEAGVARSASEQIAAAQSELKQLMPWVDLSDAQWQTLPVDRAEPLQPNRLRPDNAFAGRAPGIGNVYVGWPTKLTLAPNLATEMLALLTQDGVVPSHTHTACPALPQAAIAPTPWDLAFGLAQS
- a CDS encoding aldo/keto reductase — encoded protein: MQRRALGSTGLHISPLGLGTVKLGRDQGVKYPQGFTIPDDTAALALINQARELGINLIDTAPAYGNSETRLGELLKGQRQSWVICSKVGEEFEQGKSHFDFSPAHTRFSIERSLRRLHTDYIDLVLVHSNGDDEQIIRETGILEQLAEQKKAGNIRAFGMSSKTVAGGLLAASLADVAMVTFNLNEQAEKPVIDYCAQHHKGVLIKKALASGHICLSEQHRDPVQASLDFVLNTQGVTSAIVGTINPKHLADNVAQACAVLSDA
- a CDS encoding N-acetyltransferase GCN5, whose protein sequence is MHSPERSARCWYRPLDAADADLFLALDRDPEVMKYINGGVPATRESIEQQAGY
- a CDS encoding GNAT family N-acetyltransferase, coding for MPRLQAYRNPAKGWGLWGVFLNHDDRFIGWVLVRPMHFFSDQPHWNELELGWRFLRSHWGMGYATEAARHLMQHMQAAGYRHFSAIALPDNQGSIAIMQKLGMTFVARELHKAPVGEAVVDYYSVRVSD
- a CDS encoding histone deacetylase, with the translated sequence MIPLVTHPAYSYPFPDRHRFPMAKFGLLHSYLQQQGIAQPTNTFRPGKIKHSQLALAHCEQYVTAFASGLLDAQAQRRLGLPWSEGLVRRTFISPAGTLLAAHFALREGIACHLAGGTHHAHRDFASGFCVFNDLAVTARVLLEQQLATRVLVFDLDVHQGDGTARILADVPGTYTCSVHCEKNFPVRKAQSDLDVNLPVAMSDDGYLQVVSDTLMRLLRDYQPDFILYDAGVDVFADDPLGRLNISLQGIAARDALVLSMARDRNIPIATVIGGGYDKDQTAVARRHAICVEQAHRLFG
- a CDS encoding ExeA family protein; this translates as MYADYFGLKDTPFSIAPNPKYLFMSAKHREALGHLLYGVTVEGGFVMLTGEVGTGKTTICRSLLEQMPENTDVAFVLNPLQNAKEMLQSICDELHVAFDKDDANIRSLSNALYKFLLANHGRGRNTVLLIDEAQNLDAKVLELIRLLTNLETNTKKLLQIIFIGQPELRELLSKPELRQLAQRITARYHIEPLTQSETKDYIRHRLQVAGLPASQELFSPGLVKSIHQHAQGIPRVINILCDRLLLGAYAENKSQADKHTLKKALREVAGETPGLRIPQWLPWSVAGVFALLATSLWLWPEPESPVPVVEQIKPEVKVSAPVFFDRETSALNSLLNLMGLATFAGPLPCETLSLNGWRCGAEQVKNWQELMDINRPAVLTLSQQGQQRYVALLALDGNEAILQTAEKTERVPLMALGNMWNGQFTYLWQSPKDFDKPMAKGERSALVRIIAAQFATLDQQTTPLATLEYNDRLAQRVKLFQAAHGLEADGIVGIKTLLKLNEAVGNAITLSGPQSLQHRLNSDVLSSDSQEVH
- a CDS encoding general secretion pathway protein GspB — encoded protein: MSYILDALKKSEQERRQHAAAPDLSSIHQAADAHDSPSPLRLLLWLLVVVVLGVAVWAGYLVLNNQARSPSAVQTTQVTPAPPIATDRTRQNRAAPDPQAQSLYKPDAGDGDEKVTQLYSQPEAVAPTATDTQPKAQSTDTNRLPNIRELPLSVQSQIGPMDYSAHVYSSDVSRGFAIINGKRRYREDRMENGPTVVTVLEEAIVLEFMGQLFMLDAMQSWPE
- a CDS encoding chemotaxis protein CheW; its protein translation is MKAKAAIEHQVAMDIPCLMLPMSEHQMLAPTVSIAEIVSYQTPVPVLDAPDWLVGLIEWRKQKLPLLSLEVLRGEARAEITAKSRVAVFNNTGVSDDLPFFAVVTQGIPRLTRVLEASISEVQDQRPLPFERLRVHVEGEVCSIPDVAAMEQLLLDYRRNGGEI
- a CDS encoding chemotaxis protein CheB, yielding MDKPLRVGLLLDDMTLKVKYQQLIQMQMGQLAGAYDARADSMPDVEADAWLVVLGEALENPALDAWLENQKAPIIFDDALHCQDDNWQRRLEKKLYQLAGMVSLEASRQGGIANAVRAVWVLGASTGGPAAVKAFLQSVPQGLGIAFVYAQHIDQGFDVTLAQVISRGSAYGAVLAGHGGLLLPDSVTIVRPDRETEMLANGTLLVHPRGWAGPYSPAINQVVANVASVYGSRSGAIIFTGMGDDGKAGCRLMKQQGGEVWVQTPESCTVSSMPDEVISTGVISQMGTPEQLARAMHARYRAEQAG